In Stenotrophomonas sp. ESTM1D_MKCIP4_1, a single genomic region encodes these proteins:
- a CDS encoding DUF4156 domain-containing protein yields MRLLLLSSLLLTVTACTWVPMEPAGKTVRVLPAGPLPAGCITKGEVVVTVKSKVGFYNRNPLRVQEELETLARNEAPSAGANAVQAAAPPADGSQRFAAFQCPPR; encoded by the coding sequence ATGCGCCTTCTGCTGCTGTCGTCCCTGCTGCTCACCGTCACGGCCTGCACCTGGGTGCCGATGGAACCGGCCGGCAAGACAGTGCGGGTCCTTCCGGCCGGCCCGCTGCCCGCCGGCTGCATCACCAAGGGCGAGGTCGTGGTGACCGTGAAGAGCAAGGTCGGCTTCTACAACCGCAACCCCCTGCGCGTGCAGGAGGAGCTGGAAACCCTGGCCCGCAACGAGGCCCCCAGTGCCGGCGCCAATGCCGTGCAGGCCGCTGCGCCCCCGGCGGACGGCAGCCAGCGCTTCGCCGCCTTCCAGTGCCCGCCGCGCTGA
- a CDS encoding 3-oxoacyl-ACP synthase III, whose protein sequence is MLFKNVSIAGLAHVDAPHTLTTQEINERLQPTLDRLGIRTDVLGDIAGIHARRLWDHGVLASDAATMAGRKALEDAGITAGQVGLLVNTSVSRDYLEPSTASIVSGNLGVSDECMTFDVANACLAFINGMDIAARMLERGDIDYALVVDGETANLVYEKTLERMTAPDVTADDFRNELAALTTGSGAAAMVMARSELVPDAPRYKGGVTRSATEWNQLCLGNLDRMVTDTRLLLIEGIKLAQKTFAAAKIALGWAVEELDQFVIHQVSQPHTAAFIKNFGIDPKKVMTIFGEHGNIGPASVPIVLSKLKQLGKLKKGDRIALLGIGSGLNCSMAEVVW, encoded by the coding sequence ATGCTCTTCAAGAATGTCTCGATCGCCGGCCTGGCACATGTCGATGCGCCGCATACGCTGACGACCCAGGAAATCAACGAACGGCTGCAGCCGACGTTGGATCGCCTCGGCATCCGCACCGACGTGCTCGGCGATATCGCCGGCATCCACGCCCGCCGCCTGTGGGACCACGGCGTGCTCGCCTCCGACGCCGCCACCATGGCCGGCCGCAAGGCGCTGGAAGATGCCGGCATCACCGCCGGCCAGGTCGGCCTGCTGGTCAACACCTCGGTCAGCCGCGACTACCTGGAGCCGTCCACGGCCTCCATCGTGTCCGGCAACCTCGGTGTCAGCGACGAGTGCATGACTTTCGATGTCGCCAATGCCTGCCTGGCCTTCATCAACGGCATGGATATCGCCGCGCGCATGCTTGAGCGCGGTGACATCGACTACGCGCTGGTGGTGGATGGCGAGACCGCCAACCTGGTGTACGAAAAGACCCTGGAGCGCATGACCGCCCCGGACGTCACCGCCGACGACTTCCGCAACGAGCTGGCTGCCCTGACCACCGGTTCGGGTGCCGCCGCCATGGTGATGGCGCGCTCGGAGCTGGTGCCCGACGCCCCGCGCTACAAGGGCGGCGTGACCCGCTCGGCCACCGAGTGGAACCAGCTGTGCCTGGGCAACCTGGACCGCATGGTCACCGACACCCGCCTGCTGCTGATCGAAGGCATCAAGCTGGCGCAGAAGACCTTTGCCGCCGCCAAGATCGCCCTGGGCTGGGCCGTGGAGGAACTGGACCAGTTCGTTATCCACCAGGTCAGCCAGCCGCACACCGCCGCGTTCATCAAGAACTTCGGCATCGACCCGAAGAAGGTCATGACCATCTTCGGCGAGCACGGCAACATCGGTCCGGCCTCGGTGCCGATCGTGCTGAGCAAGCTCAAGCAGCTGGGCAAGCTGAAGAAGGGCGACCGCATCGCGCTGCTCGGCATCGGCTCGGGCCTGAACTGTTCGATGGCTGAAGTGGTCTGGTAA
- a CDS encoding alpha/beta fold hydrolase translates to MSQLPGYPAHPQRFEVRPGLSMSYLDEGPREGEVVVMVHGNPSWSYYWRTLVAGLSDRYRCIVPDHIGMGLSDKPDDRRYEYTLQSRVDDLDALLKHLGITGPVTLAVHDWGGMIGFGWALSHHDQVKRLVVLNTAAFPMPAAKKMPWQIALGRHWKIGEWIIRTFNAFSSGASWLGVERKMPADVRRAYVSPYNSYANRISTIRFMQDIPLSPADKAWSLLERAGQALPSFADRPAFIGWGLRDFVFDHHFLKGFQAALPKAQVHAFEDAGHYVLEDKHEVLVPEIRAFLDANPI, encoded by the coding sequence ATGTCCCAGCTTCCCGGTTACCCCGCCCACCCGCAGCGTTTCGAGGTCCGTCCCGGCCTGTCGATGAGTTATCTCGACGAAGGCCCGCGCGAAGGCGAGGTAGTGGTGATGGTGCACGGCAACCCGTCGTGGAGCTATTACTGGCGCACGCTGGTGGCCGGCCTGTCGGACAGATACCGCTGCATCGTGCCCGACCACATCGGCATGGGCCTGTCGGACAAGCCCGATGACCGCCGCTACGAATACACCCTGCAGTCGCGCGTGGATGATCTGGATGCGCTGCTGAAGCACCTGGGCATCACCGGCCCGGTCACGCTGGCCGTGCACGACTGGGGCGGCATGATCGGCTTCGGCTGGGCGCTGTCGCACCACGATCAGGTCAAGCGCCTGGTGGTGCTCAACACCGCCGCCTTCCCGATGCCGGCAGCCAAGAAAATGCCGTGGCAGATCGCCCTGGGCCGGCACTGGAAGATCGGCGAGTGGATCATCCGCACGTTCAACGCGTTCTCCTCCGGCGCGTCGTGGCTGGGCGTGGAGCGGAAGATGCCGGCCGACGTCCGCCGCGCTTACGTGTCGCCGTACAACAGCTATGCCAACCGCATCAGCACCATCCGCTTCATGCAGGACATCCCGCTGTCACCGGCCGACAAGGCGTGGTCGCTGCTGGAGCGCGCCGGCCAAGCGCTGCCGTCCTTCGCCGACCGCCCGGCCTTCATCGGCTGGGGCCTGCGTGACTTCGTGTTCGACCACCACTTCCTGAAGGGCTTCCAGGCCGCGCTGCCCAAGGCGCAGGTGCATGCCTTCGAGGATGCCGGCCACTACGTGCTGGAAGACAAGCACGAAGTACTGGTGCCGGAAATCCGCGCCTTCCTGGACGCGAACCCCATCTGA
- a CDS encoding YkgJ family cysteine cluster protein produces the protein MQHPCMTCGACCTQYRVAFHWMESDEVTPGGVPHQLTEVLDPHRLCMRGTHSKPVRCVALDAQIGVYSRCTIHPNRPSVCREVDASWEYGKASPQCDKARIAYGLDPLTPADWEGNDNSPIAA, from the coding sequence ATGCAACACCCCTGCATGACCTGCGGCGCCTGCTGCACTCAGTACCGCGTGGCCTTCCACTGGATGGAATCGGACGAGGTCACCCCCGGCGGCGTGCCGCACCAGCTGACCGAGGTGCTGGACCCGCATCGCCTGTGCATGCGCGGTACGCACTCCAAGCCGGTGCGCTGCGTGGCGCTGGACGCACAGATCGGCGTGTATTCGCGCTGCACGATCCACCCCAACCGGCCCAGCGTGTGCCGTGAGGTGGACGCGTCGTGGGAGTATGGCAAGGCCAGCCCGCAGTGCGACAAGGCGCGTATCGCCTATGGCCTGGACCCGCTGACCCCGGCCGACTGGGAAGGCAACGACAACAGCCCGATCGCGGCATAG
- the oleC gene encoding olefin beta-lactone synthetase: MNGPCNIAARLPELARERPDQIAIRCPGRRGAGNGMAAYDVTLDYRQLDARSDAMAAGLAGYGIGRGVRTVVMVRPSPEFFLLMFALFKLGAVPVLVDPGIDKRALKQCLDEAQPEAFIGIPLAHVARLALRWAPSATRLVTVGRRLGWGGTTLAALERAGATGGPMLAATEGEDMAAILFTSGSTGVPKGVVYRHRHFVGQIQLLGSAFGMEAGGMDLPTFPPFALFDPALGLTSVIPDMDPTRPAQADPARLHDAIQRFGVTQLFGSPALMRVLARHGRPLPTVRRVTSAGAPVPPDVVATIRRLLPDDAQFWTPYGATECLPVAVVEGRELERTRAATEAGAGTCVGSVVAPNEVRIIAIDDAPLPDWSQARVLGTGEVGEITVAGPTTTDTYFNRPQATAAAKIRETLADGSTRVVHRMGDVGYFDAQGRLWFCGRKTQRVETARGPLYTEQVEPVFNTVQGVARTALVGVGAAGAQVPVLCVELQRGQSDGPALQEALRVHADARMAGAGLQHFLVHPAFPVDIRHNAKIGREKLAVWAGVQLEKRA, from the coding sequence ATGAACGGACCCTGCAATATCGCGGCGCGGCTGCCTGAACTGGCCCGCGAACGCCCTGACCAGATCGCCATCCGTTGCCCCGGCCGCCGTGGTGCCGGCAACGGCATGGCGGCCTATGACGTGACCCTGGACTACCGCCAGCTGGACGCCCGCAGCGACGCCATGGCCGCCGGCCTGGCCGGCTACGGCATCGGCCGTGGCGTGCGCACCGTGGTGATGGTGCGGCCCTCGCCGGAGTTCTTCCTGCTGATGTTCGCCCTGTTCAAGCTGGGCGCGGTGCCGGTGCTGGTGGACCCGGGCATCGACAAGCGCGCGCTGAAGCAGTGCCTGGACGAGGCGCAGCCGGAGGCCTTCATCGGCATCCCGCTGGCCCACGTGGCGCGGCTGGCACTGCGCTGGGCGCCGTCGGCCACCCGCCTGGTCACCGTCGGCCGCCGCCTGGGCTGGGGCGGGACCACCCTGGCCGCGCTGGAGCGCGCCGGTGCCACCGGCGGCCCGATGCTGGCCGCCACCGAGGGCGAGGACATGGCCGCCATCCTGTTCACCAGCGGCTCCACCGGCGTGCCCAAGGGCGTGGTCTACCGCCACCGCCACTTCGTCGGCCAGATCCAGCTGCTGGGCAGCGCCTTCGGCATGGAAGCGGGCGGGATGGACCTGCCGACCTTCCCGCCCTTCGCCCTGTTCGATCCGGCGCTGGGGCTGACCTCGGTCATCCCGGACATGGACCCGACCCGGCCGGCGCAGGCCGACCCGGCGCGCCTGCACGATGCCATCCAGCGTTTCGGCGTGACCCAGCTGTTTGGTTCACCGGCACTCATGCGCGTGCTGGCCAGGCACGGCCGGCCGCTGCCGACCGTGCGCCGGGTGACCTCGGCCGGTGCGCCGGTACCGCCGGACGTGGTGGCCACCATCCGCCGCCTGCTGCCCGACGATGCGCAGTTCTGGACGCCCTATGGCGCCACCGAATGCCTGCCCGTGGCCGTGGTTGAAGGCCGTGAACTGGAACGCACCCGTGCCGCGACCGAGGCCGGCGCCGGCACCTGTGTCGGCAGCGTGGTCGCACCCAACGAAGTGCGCATCATCGCCATCGACGATGCACCGCTGCCGGACTGGTCGCAGGCACGCGTGCTGGGCACTGGTGAAGTGGGCGAGATCACCGTGGCCGGCCCCACCACCACCGATACCTATTTCAACCGCCCGCAGGCCACGGCGGCCGCCAAGATCCGCGAAACCCTGGCCGATGGCAGCACCCGCGTGGTGCACCGCATGGGCGATGTGGGCTACTTCGATGCGCAGGGCCGCCTGTGGTTCTGCGGGCGCAAGACCCAGCGCGTGGAAACCGCGCGCGGGCCGCTGTACACCGAACAGGTCGAGCCGGTGTTCAATACCGTGCAAGGCGTGGCCCGCACCGCGCTGGTGGGCGTGGGCGCTGCCGGCGCGCAGGTGCCGGTGCTGTGCGTGGAACTGCAGCGCGGGCAGTCCGATGGCCCGGCACTGCAGGAGGCGCTGCGTGTGCATGCGGATGCGCGCATGGCCGGCGCCGGCCTGCAGCACTTCCTGGTGCATCCGGCCTTTCCCGTCGATATCCGTCACAACGCCAAGATCGGCCGCGAAAAGCTCGCCGTCTGGGCAGGCGTCCAACTGGAGAAGCGCGCATGA
- the oleD gene encoding 2-alkyl-3-oxoalkanoate reductase: MKILVTGGGGFLGQALCRGLLERGHQVLAFNRSHYPELQAMGVGQIRGDLADAQAVLHAVAGVDAVLHNGAKAGAWGSYDSYHQANVVGTDNVIAACRTHSIGKLVYTSTPSVTHRATHPVEGLGADEVPYGENFQAPYAATKAIAEQRVLAANDATLATVALRPRLIWGPGDQQLVPRLAQRARQGRLRLVGDGSNKVDTTYIDNAAQAHFLALDALAPGAACAGKAYFISNGEPLPMRELLNKLLAAVGAPAVEKTLSFKTAYRIGAISERLWPLLRLPGEPPLTRFLAEQLCTPHWYSMEPARRDFGYVPQVSIEEGLRRLKAAS; the protein is encoded by the coding sequence ATGAAGATCCTGGTCACCGGTGGCGGTGGTTTCCTCGGCCAGGCGCTGTGCCGTGGCCTGCTTGAACGTGGCCACCAGGTGCTGGCCTTCAACCGCAGCCACTACCCGGAACTGCAGGCGATGGGCGTGGGCCAGATCCGTGGCGACCTGGCCGATGCGCAGGCCGTGCTGCACGCGGTGGCGGGTGTCGACGCGGTGCTGCACAACGGTGCCAAGGCCGGCGCCTGGGGCAGCTATGACAGCTACCACCAGGCCAACGTGGTCGGCACCGACAACGTCATTGCCGCCTGCCGCACGCACAGTATCGGCAAGCTGGTCTACACCTCCACGCCCAGCGTGACCCATCGTGCCACCCACCCGGTGGAAGGGCTCGGTGCCGATGAAGTGCCCTATGGCGAGAACTTCCAGGCGCCGTATGCGGCGACCAAGGCCATTGCCGAACAGCGCGTGCTGGCGGCCAACGACGCCACGCTGGCCACTGTAGCGCTGCGACCGCGCCTGATCTGGGGCCCGGGTGACCAGCAGCTGGTGCCACGGCTGGCCCAGCGCGCCCGCCAGGGTCGCCTGCGCCTGGTGGGTGATGGCAGCAACAAGGTCGACACCACCTACATCGACAACGCCGCGCAGGCGCATTTCCTCGCGCTGGATGCACTGGCGCCGGGCGCAGCCTGCGCCGGCAAGGCCTACTTCATTTCCAACGGCGAACCGCTGCCGATGCGCGAGCTGCTCAACAAGCTGCTGGCGGCCGTCGGCGCACCGGCCGTGGAGAAGACCCTCAGCTTCAAGACCGCCTACCGCATCGGCGCCATCAGCGAACGCCTGTGGCCGCTGCTGCGCCTGCCGGGCGAGCCGCCGCTGACCCGCTTCCTGGCCGAGCAGCTGTGCACGCCGCACTGGTACAGCATGGAACCGGCGCGCCGTGATTTCGGCTACGTGCCGCAGGTGAGCATCGAAGAAGGACTGCGACGCCTGAAGGCAGCGTCGTGA
- a CDS encoding DUF1328 domain-containing protein, producing the protein MLHYAVIFFVIAIIAAVLGFSGIAGAASNIAWILFVVFLILAVISMFRKRG; encoded by the coding sequence ATGCTGCATTACGCCGTCATCTTTTTCGTCATCGCCATCATCGCCGCCGTGCTCGGCTTCTCGGGCATTGCCGGCGCCGCCAGCAACATCGCCTGGATCCTGTTCGTGGTGTTCCTGATCCTTGCGGTGATCTCGATGTTCCGCAAGCGCGGCTAG
- the ddlA gene encoding D-alanine--D-alanine ligase: MARTRVGIIFGGMSSEHEVSLQSAKNILDALDRERFEPVLVGIDKQGQWHLSQPDTFLLHADDPARIALHPSGMALAVRPGAGQAQLQPVDASTALGQIDVVLPIVHGPLGEDGALQGLLRMANLPFVGSPVLGSAAAMDKDVAKRLLRDAGLPVAPWVCLRRHEAADVDVQALIAQLGLPLFVKPANQGSSVGVSKVKQAGDFAEALQLALRHDHKVLVESAVLGREIECAVLGNDLPQASVCGEVVVHDEFYAYDTKYINPDGADVVVPAAIDGDAQARIQQIALQAYQVLECAGMARVDVFLSADGQIVINEINTLPGFTRISMYPKLWGASGLGYTALITRLIELALERHAADRALV, from the coding sequence ATGGCACGGACCCGGGTCGGGATCATTTTCGGGGGAATGTCCTCCGAGCACGAAGTATCGCTGCAGTCGGCGAAGAACATCCTCGATGCACTCGATCGCGAGCGCTTCGAGCCGGTGCTGGTGGGCATCGACAAGCAGGGCCAGTGGCACCTCAGCCAGCCCGATACGTTCCTGCTGCATGCCGATGACCCGGCGCGCATCGCGCTGCATCCCTCCGGCATGGCACTGGCGGTGCGGCCCGGTGCCGGGCAGGCGCAGCTGCAGCCGGTGGATGCGTCCACCGCGCTGGGCCAGATCGATGTGGTGCTGCCCATCGTGCACGGGCCGCTGGGCGAGGACGGCGCGCTGCAGGGGCTTCTGCGCATGGCCAACCTGCCCTTCGTCGGTTCGCCGGTGCTGGGCTCGGCGGCGGCGATGGACAAGGACGTGGCCAAGCGGCTGCTGCGCGATGCAGGGCTGCCGGTGGCGCCGTGGGTGTGCCTCCGTCGCCACGAGGCGGCGGACGTGGACGTGCAGGCGCTGATCGCACAACTGGGGCTGCCGCTGTTCGTCAAGCCGGCCAACCAGGGCTCGTCGGTGGGGGTCAGCAAGGTCAAGCAGGCCGGCGATTTCGCCGAGGCGCTGCAGCTGGCGCTGCGCCACGACCACAAGGTGCTGGTGGAGTCGGCCGTGCTCGGCCGCGAGATCGAGTGCGCGGTGCTCGGCAACGACCTGCCGCAGGCCAGTGTCTGCGGCGAGGTGGTGGTGCACGACGAGTTCTATGCCTACGACACCAAGTACATCAACCCCGATGGGGCGGACGTGGTGGTACCGGCGGCGATCGATGGCGATGCGCAGGCACGCATCCAGCAGATCGCGCTGCAGGCTTACCAGGTGCTGGAATGTGCGGGCATGGCGCGGGTGGATGTGTTCCTCTCCGCGGATGGGCAGATCGTCATCAACGAGATCAACACCCTGCCCGGGTTCACCCGCATCAGCATGTACCCCAAGCTGTGGGGCGCGAGCGGGTTGGGCTATACCGCGCTGATCACGCGGTTGATTGAACTGGCGCTGGAACGGCACGCGGCCGATCGGGCGCTGGTGTAA
- a CDS encoding SCP2 sterol-binding domain-containing protein, with translation MALSLLSSLKPVAGRALQTALNRALALDPDTRHALASLDGRHIDLTLDAPSLAMRISVDGDMLRVGPVDAQEADLAVRSSLAGVLAQLPLLANARRGNDNGKGRVRVAGDAELARRLQQLAKGFDPDWQQPFVSVFGEVLGVQVANTLRSALQHARQGAIDLAHSAAEFITEESRDVVPRAELDAFHDDVDVLRDDVERLGVRVQRLRGAA, from the coding sequence ATGGCTCTTTCCCTGCTCTCGTCCCTCAAGCCGGTCGCCGGCCGCGCCCTGCAGACCGCACTGAACCGCGCATTGGCGCTGGATCCGGATACCCGGCACGCCCTGGCCAGCCTCGACGGCCGCCACATCGACCTGACCCTGGACGCGCCGTCGCTGGCGATGCGCATCAGCGTCGATGGCGACATGCTGCGCGTCGGCCCGGTGGATGCACAGGAAGCCGACCTGGCCGTGCGCAGCAGCCTGGCCGGCGTGCTTGCCCAGCTGCCGCTGCTGGCCAACGCCCGCCGCGGCAACGACAACGGCAAAGGCCGCGTGCGCGTGGCCGGCGATGCCGAACTGGCGCGCCGCCTGCAGCAGCTGGCCAAGGGCTTCGACCCGGACTGGCAGCAGCCCTTCGTCAGCGTGTTCGGCGAGGTGCTTGGCGTGCAGGTCGCCAACACCCTGCGCAGCGCCCTGCAGCACGCGCGCCAGGGTGCCATCGACCTGGCCCACAGCGCCGCCGAATTCATTACCGAGGAGTCGCGCGACGTGGTGCCACGTGCCGAACTGGATGCTTTCCACGACGACGTGGATGTACTGCGCGACGATGTCGAGCGGCTGGGTGTACGCGTGCAGCGCCTGCGGGGTGCCGCATGA
- the ubiB gene encoding ubiquinone biosynthesis regulatory protein kinase UbiB codes for MKALLRANRIGRVILRYRLDDLLQGTPAERWLRLAKPFVPRASADIASQSRGARLRLALQDLGPIFVKFGQILSTRRDLVPPDVASELTLLQDRVKPFDGDTARRIVEEALGLPVSEAFASFDTEPLASASIAQVHAATLADGRQVVVKVLRPGIEKQIDADIALLNSLAALVERTHPRADKIRPREVVAEVENTLAAELDLQREGANASVLRRFWENSDDLYVPEVIWSHTAERALTLERVWGIPSDDIVALDQAGIDRKALAAKGVRVFYTQVFRDNFFHADAHAGNIWVDTDPARRDNPRFIALDFGIMGQLSQEDQYYLAENFMAIFNRDYRRIAELHVQARWMPDNVRIDDLEAAVRSVCEPYFTRPLSQISLAEVLLKLFRVAQRYQLTLQPQLILLQKTLLNIEGVGRQLDPQIDIWAVAKPVLAKILRERYSPRRVVREIGKRLPEIMTHAPDMPRLVHAWLTQQVEGRHELAMRSRDLVTLDASLQRLQKRAVGAITGVGLLAIATLMYVLQPPGWYWGDLPVLSLGAGALGAFALARAWWR; via the coding sequence ATGAAGGCGCTGCTGCGGGCCAACCGCATCGGCCGCGTCATCCTGCGCTACCGCCTTGACGATCTGCTGCAGGGCACGCCGGCCGAGCGCTGGCTGCGCTTGGCCAAGCCCTTCGTGCCGCGCGCCTCGGCGGACATCGCCTCGCAGTCGCGTGGCGCACGCCTGCGCCTGGCGCTGCAGGACCTGGGCCCGATCTTCGTCAAGTTCGGCCAGATCCTGTCCACCCGCCGCGACCTGGTGCCGCCGGACGTGGCCAGCGAACTGACCCTGCTGCAGGACCGGGTCAAGCCCTTCGATGGCGACACCGCGCGCCGCATCGTTGAAGAGGCGCTGGGCCTGCCGGTCAGCGAAGCCTTCGCCAGCTTCGACACCGAGCCGCTGGCCTCGGCCTCGATCGCACAGGTGCACGCCGCGACCCTCGCCGATGGCCGCCAGGTGGTGGTGAAGGTGCTGCGCCCAGGCATCGAGAAGCAGATCGATGCTGACATCGCCCTGCTCAATTCGCTGGCCGCGCTGGTCGAGCGCACCCATCCTCGTGCCGACAAGATCCGCCCGCGCGAAGTGGTGGCCGAGGTCGAGAACACCCTGGCCGCCGAACTGGACCTGCAGCGCGAAGGCGCCAATGCCAGCGTGCTGCGCCGCTTCTGGGAAAACAGCGACGACCTGTACGTACCGGAAGTGATCTGGAGCCACACCGCCGAGCGCGCACTGACCTTGGAACGGGTGTGGGGCATCCCCTCCGATGACATCGTCGCGCTGGACCAGGCCGGCATCGACCGCAAGGCGCTGGCCGCCAAGGGCGTGCGGGTGTTCTACACCCAGGTGTTCCGCGACAACTTCTTCCACGCCGATGCGCACGCCGGCAACATCTGGGTCGATACCGATCCAGCGCGCCGTGACAACCCGCGCTTCATCGCGCTGGACTTCGGCATCATGGGCCAGCTCTCGCAGGAAGATCAGTACTACCTGGCCGAGAATTTCATGGCCATCTTCAACCGCGACTACCGCCGCATCGCCGAACTGCACGTGCAGGCGCGCTGGATGCCGGACAACGTGCGCATCGACGACCTGGAAGCGGCGGTGCGCTCGGTGTGCGAACCGTACTTCACCCGCCCGCTGTCGCAGATCTCGCTGGCCGAGGTGCTGCTGAAGCTGTTCCGGGTGGCCCAGCGCTACCAGCTGACCCTGCAGCCGCAGCTGATCCTGCTGCAGAAGACCCTGCTGAACATCGAAGGCGTGGGCCGCCAGCTGGATCCGCAGATCGACATCTGGGCGGTGGCCAAGCCGGTGCTGGCGAAGATCCTGCGCGAGCGTTACAGCCCGCGCCGGGTCGTACGCGAGATCGGCAAGCGCCTGCCGGAAATCATGACCCATGCGCCGGACATGCCGCGCCTGGTGCACGCCTGGCTGACCCAGCAGGTGGAAGGCCGCCACGAACTGGCGATGCGCTCGCGCGATCTGGTCACCCTCGATGCCAGCCTGCAACGGTTGCAGAAGCGTGCGGTGGGTGCGATCACCGGCGTGGGCCTGTTGGCCATCGCCACACTGATGTATGTGCTGCAGCCGCCCGGCTGGTACTGGGGCGATCTGCCGGTGCTGAGCCTGGGGGCCGGGGCGTTGGGCGCTTTCGCCCTGGCCCGCGCCTGGTGGCGATGA
- a CDS encoding O-methyltransferase encodes MNAALQALKDELARHGAANDARETDRGRRMLNITADTGELLSVLVRFGQARRVLEIGTSNGYSTLWLAEAAAAIDGHVTTLEYAADKVALAQANFERSGLAGRIRLVHGDAGQWLASAADASIDLLFLDSDREQYAGWWPQLRRVLRPGGLLVVDNATSHAAQMEPLRALLDADAAFSTSLVPVGNGELLAVRNG; translated from the coding sequence ATGAACGCTGCACTGCAGGCGCTGAAGGACGAACTGGCCCGCCACGGCGCGGCCAACGATGCACGCGAGACCGATCGCGGCCGGCGCATGCTGAACATCACCGCCGATACCGGCGAACTGCTGTCGGTGCTGGTGCGTTTCGGTCAGGCGCGGCGGGTGCTGGAGATCGGCACCTCCAATGGTTATTCCACGCTGTGGCTGGCCGAAGCCGCCGCCGCGATCGATGGCCACGTCACTACGCTGGAGTACGCCGCTGACAAGGTCGCGCTGGCGCAGGCGAATTTCGAACGCAGCGGCCTGGCCGGGCGCATCCGCCTGGTGCACGGCGATGCCGGGCAATGGCTGGCCAGCGCCGCCGATGCCAGCATCGACCTGCTGTTCCTCGATTCGGACCGCGAACAGTACGCCGGCTGGTGGCCGCAGCTGCGTCGCGTGCTGCGCCCCGGCGGCCTGCTGGTAGTCGACAACGCCACCTCGCACGCCGCACAGATGGAACCGCTGCGCGCGCTGCTGGATGCCGACGCGGCCTTCAGCACCAGCCTGGTTCCGGTGGGCAACGGCGAACTGCTGGCCGTGCGCAACGGCTGA
- a CDS encoding pseudouridine synthase — MSTEPDTLAAVEIETAPLQLLHLDERLAVVNKPAGLMVHDSKLARGEDDFLADRLREQLGRPIFLVHRLDRATSGCLLLAFDRETASVLGKALMGGEVSKDYLAICRGWPAEEAWQVDHDLDGGPGKPVKKPAVTDFQRLATGELSVPVGDFASSRYALLRCQPQTGRFRQIRRHLKHLSHHLIGDTSHGDGRHNRNFRMQGVHRMLLHAERLRFPHPDGGTVDVRAPVDGEFQKALDLFGWQVP, encoded by the coding sequence GTGAGCACCGAACCTGACACCCTCGCCGCGGTCGAGATTGAAACCGCCCCCCTGCAGCTGCTGCACCTGGACGAGCGCCTGGCCGTGGTCAACAAGCCGGCCGGGCTGATGGTCCATGACAGCAAGCTGGCCCGTGGCGAAGACGATTTCCTCGCCGACCGCCTGCGCGAGCAGCTGGGCCGGCCGATCTTCCTGGTGCACCGCCTGGACCGCGCCACCAGCGGCTGCCTGCTGCTGGCCTTCGACCGCGAGACCGCCAGCGTGCTGGGCAAGGCGCTGATGGGCGGCGAGGTGAGCAAGGATTACCTCGCCATCTGCCGTGGCTGGCCGGCCGAGGAGGCCTGGCAGGTCGACCACGACCTGGACGGCGGCCCCGGCAAGCCGGTGAAGAAGCCGGCGGTGACCGATTTCCAGCGCCTGGCCACCGGCGAACTGTCGGTACCGGTGGGTGACTTCGCCAGTTCGCGCTATGCGCTGCTGCGCTGCCAGCCGCAGACCGGCCGCTTCAGGCAGATCCGCCGCCACCTCAAGCACCTGTCGCATCACCTCATTGGCGACACCAGCCACGGTGACGGGCGCCACAACCGCAATTTCCGCATGCAGGGCGTGCACCGCATGCTGCTGCACGCCGAACGCCTGCGTTTTCCCCATCCCGATGGCGGCACGGTGGACGTGCGCGCGCCGGTGGATGGCGAGTTCCAGAAGGCGCTGGATCTGTTCGGCTGGCAGGTGCCGTAA